The Methanobacterium formicicum DSM 3637 nucleotide sequence GATCTAAAACCATACACACCATCCTTTGATCGGGTGAAGGAAGTTGAGATCCCAGTATGGTTATCGTTCTTATGGCCACAGTGGAAAGGAGAATATTAACCCAAATAAGAAAACTAAGACAAACCAACACTATTAAACCTAACTATCTCACCGTAATTTAATTAATGGGAGTTTATCCGTTAATCTACCTATCAAGAATAATAAGGAGGTGGTAACAAATTAATTATCATTAAATTTTATCAAAACTGCAGTATCATAGTTAGTGAGTATTGCAGATTATCTACTACAAAAAAAGGACTGAAAAAAAATGAACACTCTCCCGGACCAGCCAAAACCCCAGAAGATTAAGATAACCGAAGAAATAAGTTTAAAATTAGTTGGTTGCGTTTATTATGGAGATCCTTTTCATTCCAATAGGGAATGGAGTTCAAAAAACGAAATTGGAATTTTATGGGGTCGTTTTTATAAGTTATATCAAAGATTTGGAGATTCAATTCTGAAAGAGGCCCTGGGGGATGTAGCGTATGAAGTACACCTGCAACCAGATGATTACCATGAGACTGGGAAATTTTATGTTTATGTGGGAGTTGAGATGAAGAAGCTAGAGGAAATGCCCCTGGAAATGTTCTGCAAGAGTTTACCCCTAACAAAATACGCAGTTTTCACCTTCAAAGGAGAAGATATGTTCAGGGGTGGTGAATACATCTGGAATGAATGGCTTCCAAATTCAGAGTATGATGAAGCTTATCCCTACATGGCGCTGGCATACCATAAAAACCAGTATAAAGGCATGGAAGATTCTGAATCTAAGGTTGATTTCTACGTTCCTGTTAAAACGAGATGAGCAGAAATGTTTAAAAACAAAAACATGTTTAAAAACTAATTAAGCTTCTTTATAAGGGGATAAATGACTATCTTCAATCCGGAGATTTTAAATACAAAAACTATTGAGGGGAAATAAATGGCTGAAGAACTGGAGATAATAACTCTGAATAAGGATAACATTGGCACCGAACATATTTGCTGTGCACTGGGTAAA carries:
- a CDS encoding GyrI-like domain-containing protein produces the protein MNTLPDQPKPQKIKITEEISLKLVGCVYYGDPFHSNREWSSKNEIGILWGRFYKLYQRFGDSILKEALGDVAYEVHLQPDDYHETGKFYVYVGVEMKKLEEMPLEMFCKSLPLTKYAVFTFKGEDMFRGGEYIWNEWLPNSEYDEAYPYMALAYHKNQYKGMEDSESKVDFYVPVKTR